The segment CAGGGATCGAATGGCATAAGACGGATTGGTGTCCGCGGTGTTGATGTTTTCCCAGAGTTTCGGGGCTTCATTGGCTAATTTGCCCAGCAGGACGCGGTGTGTTGAATAAGGGCCGGGGACACCCACGAGTTTGCCCTGGAGCTTGTTGGTGGACGCTGCCAGGGCGCTGCCATCATGATGTCCGTCCAGGACGTATTTGAGGTGTGTACCGGAGTTGCACAACTGCATGGCAAGGGGGGCCATGATAAAGGCCGCATCAATTCGCCTCTGCTTCAGGGCCTCGGCAAGGACGCTCCACGACAGGAAACGTTTCATGTGGATTCTCGAGTGCCGTCCTTTGCTTAACCTGTGGGCTACCATGCCCAGCAGATGGTCGGATATGGGTAGATACCCGACCCGGATTGCTGTTTCCCCCATTTGATCCTTGAGCATGCTGGCAAGTCTAGGCTGAGCGCTGTGCAATCGCTTGCGGACGGTGCCTTTGTTGACGGCAAGGATGTCGGCGATTTCGTCGATGGAATGGCCGGATTCGTAGTAGAGAAGACAGACGTCGCGCAGGGGAGCGGACAATTGCAGGAAGGCGTGATTGACCGCTGCCTTGAAACAGCGCTGCTCATACCTGGATGCCGGGTCCAGGGCTTTCGGGGCTAGCGGTTGGTAGCGGTCCAACCCCTCCAGGGAAACCTCTTTTCCTCGTTTGCGTAAATGCCGGTAGCATTGAGAATCGACAATGGATCTGAGCCATCCCGGAAAGCTGTTGACGTCCCGAATCTGGTCAAGCCTGGTGAAAGCGATGATGAGGGCTTCCTGGACGACATCTTGAGCCTCTTCCCGGGAGAGAAGGATTCGCCCTGCACGCACGAGCATCCCTGGCATCAGCTCTGATATCAGCTTGGCGAACCCGTCTGTATCGAGGTTGTTTCCTTGCTGTTGAGCCGGGCTGTTTCGTTTATCAAATTCTCTGGCTTGAGCCATGATGCGATCACCTTGAGTGCTATAGATGAATCTAATTAGGTGGTGTGCGTTTGTGGATCAGCTGATGCGTTAGGTGAGAATCCTTTGCTGTTGTTGACAACTCAAGACAGTTGTCTGGTATAAGTGAAGCGTTAGTTTGTGAGTAAGTACTTGCTTCTGAAGACGTCTTTTTTTGAACCTATCACATGGATATTTAGTTCACAATTACAATTGGTTAGTCTTTTGATAAATACGCAATGCTGTTTGAGGGCGTAATGCTGCTCCGGTGGGAAGTTCAACGTGGGTGGATGGTTTGTCGGGTGCGATTATGTTGTTCTATAGTGTATTGATGATTGCGTAAGCAGGGGTCGGGATCTTGATGTTCCATGCTGTCTTGCACGACGGTACTTTTGGCAGGAGTGCGTGGGTTGCCCATGAGCCAGCCTTGTCTGCTGAAAGCAGGTATGAGCAGGCTTCACCCCGCAAAGGGCTTGTGATAAAACCGCTGCAAAACAATGAATCCAGCCGCTCCTTTAACGGGGCAGGAGGCCATTATGGAATTGAGTACTGTAAAGATCGAGAATCCTGATGCCCTGAATCTGATTTTTGGGCAATCGCATTTCATCAAAACCGTTGAGGATCTGCACGAGGCCATTGTGGGCGCCGTGCCCTTTGCCAAGTTCGGACTGGCATTTTGCGAGGCCTCGGACAAATGCCTGATCCGTCTGTCCGGTACCGATGAAGGCTGTATCGAGTTGGCCAGCAGGAATGCTCAGGCCTTGTCCTGTGGGCATAGCTTCATTCTGTTCATGAAGGATATGTTCCCCATCAATATCGTGAACGTCGTGCAGAATGTGCCCGAAGTCGTTCGCCTGTTCTGTGCTACTGCCAATCCGGTGGAGGTTGTTGTGGCAGAGACTGATTTGGGACGTGGAGTGATGGGCGTCATCGATGGTTTTGCTTCCAGAGGAGTGGAGACGGAGGCGGACGTTGAGCACCGCAAAGGTTTTTTGCGAACCATTGGTTACAAGCTGTAGGCTATTGAAATGCCATGATTCGATGAGCCGCCGTCCCCTGTGGGCCGGCGGCTTTTTGTTGTCTGCGCGGTATCGTGGTACAGAGGAATCATCGGAATTATCAGGGAGTTGGAAGTGCCTACAATGCAGTTCATGCGCTTGACAATCTTGAAGCCATGTTCGTATAGGTCTAAACCTTCGAAAGTTTTTTGAGCAAGGGACACGATGCCGGTATTTCCCTCGGAATGACCCGGTAAATAAGGAAAAAGGGAGAAACCAATGTCGTTGCAGAACCAGAGAACGTACGCCCTGGTGGGACATGGCGGCGTCGGCAAGACCTCCGTGGCCGAGATGTTGCTCTTTCAAACAGGCATCATCAATCGGTTGGGCAAGATTGAGGAAGGGACTACCTCTCTCGATACCGAACCCGAGGAGATCAAACGTCGAGGCTCCATTCA is part of the Desulfovibrio ferrophilus genome and harbors:
- a CDS encoding sigma-70 family RNA polymerase sigma factor, translating into MAQAREFDKRNSPAQQQGNNLDTDGFAKLISELMPGMLVRAGRILLSREEAQDVVQEALIIAFTRLDQIRDVNSFPGWLRSIVDSQCYRHLRKRGKEVSLEGLDRYQPLAPKALDPASRYEQRCFKAAVNHAFLQLSAPLRDVCLLYYESGHSIDEIADILAVNKGTVRKRLHSAQPRLASMLKDQMGETAIRVGYLPISDHLLGMVAHRLSKGRHSRIHMKRFLSWSVLAEALKQRRIDAAFIMAPLAMQLCNSGTHLKYVLDGHHDGSALAASTNKLQGKLVGVPGPYSTHRVLLGKLANEAPKLWENINTADTNPSYAIRSLKSQTIDAFFCAEPWSTKCVCEGDANVFIRSKDLAPGHPCCVVAVREDFCQAHPNLVSEYVCALLRARDKIHTDIKYCAETQAIYTGIQSELAARVLEGKVVTFDNLHPDKNRMAKFMKLALASGVLSAPCDLDQFVCNKFR
- a CDS encoding adenosine-specific kinase, translating into MELSTVKIENPDALNLIFGQSHFIKTVEDLHEAIVGAVPFAKFGLAFCEASDKCLIRLSGTDEGCIELASRNAQALSCGHSFILFMKDMFPINIVNVVQNVPEVVRLFCATANPVEVVVAETDLGRGVMGVIDGFASRGVETEADVEHRKGFLRTIGYKL